CGTCTATGACAGTTCGTTTAAACCCCGAAGAAGGCCGACAAGATCGTTGTTTTGTGTCGGAAAGCTTTGCGTGCCCGGGAATTATCAATCCGTGAAGTTGCCTCCTTAATAGAAACTTTAGTGTCCACTTTCCCTGGGGTGGAGTTTGGTCCCCTGTATTATAGACACTTGGAATGGGACAAGGATTTGGCACTGAAGTCTGCCCTAGGAGATTTCGATGTCAGCATGTCTCTGTCTGCCGACAGCATTAACGAGTTAAAGTGGTGGATCATTTCAGTCCCTACAGCTTTCCGAGTTATTGACCATGGTTGCCCAAATATCACATTGACAACAGATGCTTCACGTATAGGTTGGGGCGCCACAACCCAGGGCCTTTGGTCCCGAGCAGAAACTGAATATCACGTCAATATTCTTGAGTTGCTCTCCGTGAAGTTGGGCATTATGTCCTTACTCGGGTCAGTGTCCAATCAACACATCAGGATCATGTCTGACAATATGACTGCAATTTCTTACGTCAATGCCAAGGGGGGATACAGGAACTGGGAATGCAATGCCATCGATAAAGCGATTTGGTTATGGGCCATTAAAAGGAATAATTGGCTTTCGGCTGCACACCAACCGGGGCGGTTTAATGTGACTGCAGACTCTCTATCACGCCATTTTGAAGATGGAATAGAGTGGGAACTGAATCGCGACCTGTTTGAGAAAATTTGTGCTGTCTTTGGTGTTCCCCAGATCGACCTATTTGCTAGTAGAGTCAACCATCAAACTAGGGCTTATGCTTCCTGGAAGCCAGACCCAAATGCATCCTATGTGGATGCTTTCTCTGTGAGTTGGTCACAGTTCACTAACAGTAACATGTTTCCACCCTTTTGTCTTGTTGGCAGATGCCTTCAGAAGCTGGTTCTGGAGCAAGCAACAGCAATTATCATTGTACCACTTTGGACCACACAGACATTGTTCACCAACCTTCTGAGTCTCCTGGTGGATGTGCCCAGAATCTTTCGAGTAACCACGAAGGTGCTGTCTCATCCAGTGCGCGGAGATGCCCACCCTCTGTGCCCGAAACTGCATCTTCTGGCATGCAAGGTGTCAGGTGTCAGCTCATTGAGTGCAACATTCCGGTCGAGATTGCCGACGTGCTTATGTCGTCTTGGAGACCAGCCACGAGAAAACAGTATGATGCTCACATTCGCAGATGGTGTGCATTTGCgctacaaaagaaaattgatccACTGCATCCGAGTGTGAGCGACGTGTTACAGTTTCTCCACACCTTTCGTGTTAACCAACTCTCATACTCGACGATTAATACAGCTCGCTCAGCGCTCTCAAGCTATCTGATGGGGTATCAATTTCCTGGTTGTCACTACACCGTGGCTAACCATCCCTTTATAGTGCGCTACCTGAAGGGTGTATTCAACTGTTGCAAACCAGCTCCGCGATATCAGGAGACATGGGATGTTAAACCCGTCCTAGAGTACTTGGAGCTGTTGCATCCTCTGGATAAGCTCTCCCTCAAGGAACTGACCCACAAACTGGCTATCTTGCTTGCTTTAACCTCGGGGCAGCGGTGTCAAACACTGTCTTTTTTGAGGGTTGATGCCATGAAGGAAACTCCAGATTATTATTTATTCTACGTCCGGGATCATGTTAAGCAGGACAGACCTGGGAATGTTCTTTCGTCGTTTTTTGTTAGGAAGTACCCTAAAGAGCCGCTTTGCGTTTATTGTACTCTTGAACACTATCTTGAGAGAACCCAGCTTGTCCGTGATTATGATAATGGCCACCTTCTCCTTTCATATGTCAAACCTTTTCGGCACATTGGTGCGAGTTCAATAGGACGATGGATTAAAACTGTTTTGGGAGCAAGTGGAGTGGACACAGCAAAGTTTAAGGCTCACAGCACCAGATCAGCAGCTGCATCGAAAGCAAGTCGTTTGATTCCCACTGATGACATCCTGAAGCACATCGGATGGTCTCGAGAATCTACTTTCAGAAGTTCTATAACAAACCCTTTATTGCTGGAAATAGCTTTGCTGGAGCTGTGCTAAAATAAATTccttattgttttgttattggAATAGTTGTGTCCACGTTTGTTGCTGTAAAGTCTCATGTTAACCGGAAGTGACGTCACCgggatttggtagaattaaaaaattaaacgagccttacctgtaaggtgaagtttgattgtgattCTGCCAAATCCCAGGTGACTCGGTGAGGGTTAACATGCCCTCCCTCACAGGTTTTTTCCACTTGCTCCTCTTTTTTCTgtattcttttgtattttcacaACCGTGTCCACAACTTTTAAAAGTCTGATTATCCACGGCGGCACGTgtgcatctcatgttaaccctcaCCGAGTCACCTGGGATTTGGCAGaatcacaatcaaacttcaccttacaggtaaggctcgtttaattttttaattacaCACGATTAATATACAGCGCATATTTAACTGACTCGAATTCTGAAAACCGGTCAGTTCGGCCAAGTAACACATGGCATGATGGTCCTGACCGCAGCGAATACAAAGTTTGCGACGAGACGACCCTTCTGGATATTAGGGGATAGAGCAGGCTAGCGTGCATAATTTCCCTAACAAATTCCTTGCACGCCAGGATGGCGTCTGGCCTCAAGAAACAGTAGCCCGGCACGCGCGAGGGTAACCTCGCACGCCAGCATTAATTGGTTCCTAGGCCCTTTCCAAACCAGACTCTGGGTTAGGACCAAGCGTATGGCTGGGAATTTCCGATGTTCTTCTTATTGGACATTTTATGCACAGAGACAAAGTCggggacaaaacaaaaaaataacaaggcCATAATCAAGTATCTTGCCGAACTGAGAAGCGTGttcaataaaggatttatttTATAGCTAAAATAAGAACTTCTTCTTTAGAGACCAGCGGACAATCACTAGCGGCACAGGTAGGCCCATATGGTCCACTCCGTAAGCTGATCAGAACAAAGAATTCGCTTCAAAATAATTGATATTTATTCATCTTTGTTGTAGAATTCTGTCGTaaagactgtttttttttttcgttaaatatttaacaaacagGACACCATCTTAAAGTTTCTCCGCCATTGCCTTGATGAAAAACAAATCTTTCTCATGCTTTGCGTCGGGTATAGGTTTTAAAATGCACTCACCTCTTTCGCGTTGGTTGATGTTACTTATCGCTACCCTTTTCATTGTGCTGTCAACGTGCTTGTTGATTTGGAGGGGATCTTGGCTGGTTCCATACAGGATTATCTTTAAACCAAATACTCGACCTGGTCAAGAGAGGATAAAGCTAAGAGAATGAATACCTCATACATAGGCCCTATACCCTTTGTAATCCctcaaaagttatttttagaacttACCAATCCtcctatttttctattttttcggAAGTGAAACACTCCAGTAGTaagtaatgtaatgtaataagtAAAGTAAAATGTAATATCTTGCTTTATTACTGGTATATATATTTTTCGCTGAAAAATCGGTACGTTCTAAAATAACTTTAGAGGGATTACGATGGGTATAGGGTCTATATGGGGGATTTACTCTCTTAGCTTAATCCTCTCTTGACCTGGTATAAGGGAgaccattaaaaaaataataataaataatgaattAATTGCCATCTTATTCTGCGGCATAACGTAGCCAAAACGATCCGGAGACTTAAAGTGACAGTAACACGCGTGAAAATAAAGACTACGACTGGTACATGaacaggccatttccgagtcCCAAAAAATCTTGCAAAGCGGGGCTAATTTTAATTATGATTCAAATAAAACTAATTTTCCCAACAAAGGTGTCGCATTTAGCGTCGTTTTGAAAGTGGGGTTACTTGGAATTCGAAAATCTCCCATTTGCAAAAGATAAGCTCATAGAAGTAATAAGAGAcccaatttttttattttttgatttagACAActttcccaaaggaaaaaccgTCACAGATTTGGTAGTGGTCTGATCGAGCCCCTTACCTCGCctcgaaaaatatttatttactaatatttactttttttggggggggggggaggggaagggAATGGGTCCAATTTTAGTCTTCATTATCACTTAATTGAGtataaataacttttcagtGTTTCTTTTCAGTACAAGTTCGCTGCAGCTTCAGTTTTTACTATCTTTTGGCTTGTGTCACTTACCTGGTCCAAGGTTGCTCCATGGCCTTGCGCTTCGTATGGTAAAATTCCAGTCTCCAAAAGGCTTTTCTCCCCAGTAATGTAGACTAGTAACTCGCCAGTCTGTCAGGTTTCTGCGGCCCGTTAAGACGTCTATCTTACGCGAGTACAGAAGTTTGGACCGAGTTCCGCTGGGAGATGTTGAGAACATCTCCAGATAACCTCTTCGGGGAAATACCACATTGACTTCTGCCTGCATATGTTCCAAATACTGGATGCTACAATTTTCCTGCTTCAAAGATAAGGTAAGGGGTAAATCTCCACGCCAAGGGATAAGCAGCCTAGAGAAACTAAAGAAGACAATTAGGTAACTTGATGAATACTGGTAAATAttggaataaataaaaaaggaaagtcaGTTTTGCTTAATTAAAGGCGAATCTTCTCCACTTCTCATAAGGATCTTTGATTAAATTCTAGATTACTTGGATTCGtgatgggagaaaaaaaaagaatgagtcgaaatgtttttttattttttttattttaaggatCTGATGATGTCGAATAATCTCCAGTAAGTGATGACCAGCTCCCATATGTTAGCGCGCACCCGCTTACACGTGACATGGTCTGATCTCTCTATTGGCTGGTAATGTACTAAAACTTTTTAGTGACTGCATAAAACCATATTACACCTAGCGAACTTAGAAATTGCAAGCGATAAATTTTCTTCTTAATTAAGAATAGAAGTGCAGAGAGCAACAAGTCTACACGTCTCATCTTAATCAAGAACAGACGTTTAGAGACCTCTTCTCTTGGAAAAGACCGCATCAGTTTTTCAGTTGACCCTCCTACCGTATTTATTCGATTAACTTCCGCTGGGTGCTTATTTGATGCTTGGCGcttatcaactttttttttgctttttaggaCGAGTGCTTATTTTtaataaatacggtaattaaTAAGTATAGCATGTAGCATgatttggtataaataccacgagtaatatttaaaaattgttttacgtaatttcacgagccgttaggcgagtgatcATGAAATTTGGGGCAGTTTTGCAATACCGTGAgaggtatttatgccaaatatcacatACAAATTAtactattatttatttataccaCTACCCGCAAAAGGTTTGTAATTTTCACAAGTAGGTATTTTAAATTAAGCTGTAATACCACTGCtctaagccaatcaaattgcagaaatttctgaTGTGGTAGTATAAACCACAAAATCTTTGCATTACGGGAGGCTCGACTGTATTCACTAAAAGAAAAGAGATGTAAAAGTTTGTTTTGGCATGAAAGCAAACGCAAAGAGTGTAATCTTAGAAATAACCCCAACCAAATATAAGTAtgggtaatagcatgatttgtattCGTAATATCACGCACAACTCATGCTAATATTTGTTTATACTACCCACAAAAggtttgtaattttcacatgcaaGTATTCAAATTAATATCACTGCTATAAGCCAatcaatttttagaaaattgaCATGTAGTAGTATTATGCGGATAATTACTTGAAATTTGCAACATTTAGCTGAACTTCACAGGACAGCTGCTGAGGCACTGTTTGCCACCTCTTAGCGTATGCAATCATTTTTCTGGCATCCATCAATCCAAACCCGAAGTCACTACTAACTGAAATATAAAGGAAAACAAGAATTAGCGTCCAAAGGAGAGTTGGGAAGTTTTAGTTTCGTCGACAGGGATTTTGATATTTGTAACAAGAGAGGACAGAGGGAAAGGAAGAATAAGAAAGGGTAATGCTTAAGTTCCGAGGCCTCCTTGAAAATAATCTGATACTGATTTAGCAACGGAACGCGAACGTCATTTGACGGCAGAAATGCAAATTCCGCGACCATGAGCAAGATCCGGTGCCTCTCTGCTATTAGTGAAGCCAGTTGTTTAATTCGCGCGCGCCGTCGTCAACTGACGTTCTCGTCCGTTGCTAAATAGCCTAATGACCGACCGAGCgagaatttattatttcttagTTGGCTGAGGAGTTAGAGCATTATCGAATTAAATGCACATTCCATTGCTTTTAGGATTGTGATCACTGAAATGTAACAATAGTTTATTATTCGTAGTAACAACCTTCTTCGCCAGGTTAGTTAGCCTGTTCTAGGCTCTCAAATAATGGAGAAGACGCAAAAGTGCAGGGCGCGCGAAAATGGGGACAAGgcggaaaaaaaggaaaaggaaaggtgAGAAGCATCTGCCTCTGCCTCTGCCTCTGCCACCTCTCCCTCTGCCCCCCCTCCTTTAGTTTCCTCCTTTTTTATTGTTCGCGCTTTAATTCCGCGGGCCTGACTATCTTGGAGCATGGAATAGGCTACAGATTAGTGACCTGGCCTTATTGAAAATATTAACttgttcaaaacaatgaaaacgcaTTATAGGTCACAAGCAAATTTAAAGCTACctcaacaaagaaaattaagggtgtaaacaacaaaaaaatacaaaagcaaaaatcaGTTACCTAAAAGGCCAGCTGAGTTGCGATTCCAGGAAGGTCTGCCACGCCTCCAGCGAGTTTCATCGCTTCTAGAAGTTATAGGCCTCGCAGCTCTTACAATTATATGTTGAACGTCCCGCCATGTTAGCTTCGGGCTAGAATTAATTAAACGTAATTTAGAGGGAAAATCTGGTCCTTGTTAAATCTAGTAGAAAAACGTTATCCGTATTTTGCAAATGGGAAGGGGTAAAACATATCATTGACCATGTCAAGACATTAAGAACTTGGGAAGTTTGAGGAGCACGAAAGAGGGAGAGTGGCTCGAGACGCATTCGAGAGCACCTCTACTAGTATATAGGCTACGCCTGTTGAGTGCTCTTCAATCTTCCTAAGTTCTccatatctcgacatacgcactgCTGAAGCATGATcaaattgttttataacattatcAAACCCATTAATGCGTCAGTTAGGTACTAATTGTTGGGCGTGCTCAAACCAGTACGAGTCAATCTTTACGTGACTATATTGTTTCTTCTTGCTGTTAAGCTTGTTTTAATTTATCCTGAAACTGAGAGAAAGTGTATTCTAAAATGATTTTCTAATCCCTATTTAGGTGCTGGAAAACTATCAACTCACTGAAAAATTTGTTGTTGAGAGAagacaattttgcaaagaatGATCGGGCTCCTGTCCCGGGCCATACCCTGCAAAGTGGTCGCTGACGTTTACCTCTTTTACTTACTACCGAAtaacaaattcaaagttttcGCTTAAATTTGGTTATAAAACTCATTGTAAACATTCATCGTGTACTGCTGAGTTACGGATGCACTGGTCTTGGCACCCAACGAGGATATAGTTAAAAACCTCGTAAAACATATCATTGTTAAATGTATTTTGGTATTTAAACGGTAGATACAGGCATATTTTTAACCCCTAAAATTTTTTTATCTGTTCGAAGTCTAGTGATCCGAAAATTATACGGATCTAAAATTcccttttcaaaaatttcagcCAGAAAATGCTCAGATGCTTGCTCCCGAAAATTCTAGGTGACCATTTTCGGGTGAAAATCACTTTAAAATAGGCAATTACACCTTTTTACAATTGATCGCTAATCTTAGGATAGGTAGGCAAGCAAGAAATTCACCAACAAATGTCCCATAAATTCTAGATCTCAAATCGTCTTTCGAAGAATATTTTTCCGAAAATTGACGTTGGGGGTCCGTGAGGGTTGCTACGCACAACAACTCAAGTCAGCGTGCTCAATGGAAATATGATGCACCCTCGCAAAATTTTGACAAACGGAGACACGCGGCTCCGCTATCACAATTCAGGTGCTGCATTCAGAAGATTCATCAAAGCAAGAGAGACAATCAATTTTAGACTGCAAACGGTCGTTTTTTTTCTCGCGCACGATCCCTTGTGaggcaagagaaaaaaaaaaccgctaaacggtttttttttcttttttcagaatcagaaaaaaaaaaaagaaaacggcaaagcATGGCGCGCTCTAGCACGTGTACAAAAATTTGGACTGTTTTGCCAACAAGAATATAGTTCAAAACCACTTAAACATAGCATTGTTgaatgtatttcattgtttcattgTCTTTCATTGTTATTCATTAAGGGCCTGCCACCGGGCAAATTGACCGGCTGTGAACGTGACTTTGCCCGGCTGCTTTACATCTCAAAGAACTTCTTTTTAATACAAGGAACGATCAAAAACAGTTTTATGATAAAATCGTGCCCTTTTCTTGAAGAGTCTTATCGAGTGTAAAACATACTTTGCCGTGCAATTTCCACTTTCTTACGGGTGTATGGAAAAGCCGGAATCTGGAATCCCGATCCGGAACCGGAACCGCAACCAGAACGACGAAGACGTAAAACTTAGAAAATCACGTGCTAGGTAAAGGACAAATACCTTTCATCTAGAAAAAAAGCTTCCAAAATTGTAGGTGTCATGTTTAGGGTAAAATCCAGTTGCAAATGGGCAACTATACAATGCATTtcttatttgtttgaaaatccTACGGCAGGGAGGGAAGCAAGAAATTTTGCAACAAATGTTCCAAACATTCTAGATCTCAAATCGTGTTCCAAACACATATTTTACCAAAAACTGTCGTTGGGTGTCCGTGAAATTTCCGTGGTGCATTTAATCTAAATTCATTTTCGTGTTGGTAGTTTGACATATTTAAAAGATGATAACACCCCTAAAGGTCTTGTGAAGACAACAACACGAGAGCTTTCTGACTAAAATCTGTTGGTACTGAAGAGAGAAGGCTGCCAGCATTAACTGAATTAATCTTACTTCGCCTGAAGTACCAAAGAAATGATACCAGCGCCCATTGCGGCTGTAGCAGAAGTACCCGGAAATAGTTCCGTGCAGCCACGGGAACCTTGAGTTGTTACCTACGGATAAattgaagaaataaataaaacaggAACACTAAATAATCAGGTTATTCGGCGTCATTTGCAGCCCCCTACCCCGACTTCTCTCCCCAGAGCACTTAGTAGGGCTTTCAAACGTTGGGCCAAGCAAAACGAAAAAGGACCAAATTCCACATACAAACAAAGGTTGTTTAGAGTAACTTTTTCCACATTATACTTTAATAAATCTCACCATAGGAGGCAAAATGTTTCCAAAACGAGACACGTCCTGTCCATATGTAACAGCCATAATAGAAGCACATTGTTCATTGTACTGTGGTAGTGAACCGTCCCAATTTACAGCTGAAATACCTATGGTGTAGATACTATTCACGTAGCCATTAAATGCGCAGCTGTCACCGGAAATTCCACCATTTCCTGCAGAAAATACGAAGATTGATCCCTTTCCTTTACGACCCTGTAAAGAAATGAGAAGAAAACTGAAACTACAAGGACAGAAAATCATCAAGATTTGTTTCCCTCCTCgagtttttgttgttgctgatTTTTTTTCGTGGGGAGGGACAAAATACGAGCTCCCCTAAAAACTCCAGCGTGGGAGGCTAATAATAAAACGGTAAACTGTACTCAAGGGACTGATATATACAGTAAGTGGATGTCTGGGGAGGGGATTACAAGGGTAAATATTTGCTGATTATGATCCGCTGGCCTCTCAGAGCATTCACCGCATTTTAGTCTATTATTGGCAAGTTATGAACCCCATCTTAGTAACTTTTTGGAAAATGTAATTTTGGCGATCCCAACTTAGTCACTTTCTCTTTATTCATCTTCCTTGTCAATCCTTTAAAACGGCCATCCAAAAATGAATGAACATAATTTTTAAAGGTAATTACAACTTTCTGATCTTTCAACAAAGGATCGTCCTATTTTGATTCACTAGTTATCCGCAAAATCCGAAAATTTGCAAGCTGCATGTGTATTGTTGGAAATACCATCCACCCCATTATAGTCACTCCAGTTGTGAAAATGCGATCCCATCCAGCGGCACATCTCTATTAGGCTCTTGTTAGGTAGTTCCCTCCACAAAAGGATGCATTTAAGGATAAAACATCTTGGTTTCAATTGCATTTCAGTTTTAGTCGATCACAAAGGAATTACAGGAAATATTTATATGAGCCCAGTTGACCGCGGGTTGGCCCACTTACCAAGACGAATTTTGCCTTGGTTTATATATTAAGAAAAGTTAGCCCGGTTTTCGAGATCATAAAAGGGCAAAGATCCTGGGGGCGATGGAGAAACGCAACTGATCGAGTATTACTTTTATGCTTATCATCATTTCGGCAACCCTTTCCTTCAAAGTAGCTGTATCACTGTGGTGAAAAGGGTTGAAAATGGTGTAGAAAATTCATCAGGCGAAGCAAAACGATGCCATTCCGTAAGAAGGTTGAAACTAAAACGATGCCATTCGTTAAGAAGGTTGAAACTAATAAAGCAAAGATGCTTTAACCGAAACAAGCGAACGTGTAATCGACCATTCAATGCATGCGCTGTTGCGAAGAATTcatcccggtaaccgggataagtgttcatatggcaaacTTTTTAGCTCAGTTGCCGAGATCCCGGTTAATGTTGGAACAACCGAGATCTTggtaaccgggccagcccgtcCTATTATATGGAATCATCAAACATTTTACAAAGGATCAGAGGTAAAGCaagatctcggaaaccgggccagccagattaaccgggctcatatgaagaggccctcaAACGCTGATTTAGGGAGAGCCACAGTGTTAAACCAAAAACGGCCCGTGGCCTAAACGATTATGTAAGAGATAAATACCGAGAACGgaggtattaatccatatacatcccGAGGGCCGTAGGCCCGAgggatgtatatggattaataccgacgttcgaggtatttatctgacttatttcatgaaattattCATGCAGGATCTTTATATAGCGATCATTTGTTCAAGGGGACAAACGCCGGCTAATTAGTACCGTCACACTTAGGTGAGAAACggagaacaataaaagcaacctGATGTGTGCGTTTCTCGCAGTACTGCGAAAAGTTGTTGCTCATTGCTCCGTGATAAGCGCTagacttttttttgtgctttgaaattttctttgtccctttgtttatatgttctattgtttgatgttttgtcttgttcttgtttactaGGTTTTCGGTATATGTACGAAAGTTTTCCAACTACTCGTTTCTCTGCGTTTGTGCTGTCATTATGGACGGCTTGTTTAGCGACGAGGAGGTTTTTCTtacacaaaatagtttttcggaAGAAAGAGTAGAAGACAATTTTAGTATTGATTCTATTTTGGACGGCCTAGTAGCTTGTGATGAGCCTGTTTCACAAAATTCATGTGAGGAAGAATTAAAGCAAAAGGCGCCATTAAAGCGTGAAGTTGAGCTAGAAGAGGAAACCACTCGTAAATTTTCTAAGAGTTGCGATGAAGCTACAATTCCTGAAACCAAAGCTATGACATTCAATCAGTGTACCTTTATAATCTCTAAAGACtagaaactaaattgaaatgaaacatgtattttctctctatattgtttgtagtgaagtacatttgcagatgacattattgtcgtaaatttaggcggaaatttttcaagtagaagaatttgattttctcaggaagagcaaggttcatttgaataattggaa
Above is a genomic segment from Acropora muricata isolate sample 2 chromosome 1, ASM3666990v1, whole genome shotgun sequence containing:
- the LOC136912335 gene encoding furin-like protease kpc-1 isoform X2 yields the protein MYDRNRRSTDQSEAQALRFQRDTIDIYSNSWGPGDMGWRVQGPGPLLKEVLRSGTQWGRKGKGSIFVFSAGNGGISGDSCAFNGYVNSIYTIGISAVNWDGSLPQYNEQCASIMAVTYGQDVSRFGNILPPMVTTQGSRGCTELFPGTSATAAMGAGIISLVLQANPKLTWRDVQHIIVRAARPITSRSDETRWRRGRPSWNRNSAGLLVSSDFGFGLMDARKMIAYAKRWQTVPQQLSCEVQLNVANFNFSRLLIPWRGDLPLTLSLKQENCSIQYLEHMQAEVNVVFPRRGYLEMFSTSPSGTRSKLLYSRKIDVLTGRRNLTDWRVTSLHYWGEKPFGDWNFTIRSARPWSNLGPGRVFGLKIILYGTSQDPLQINKHVDSTMKRVAISNINQRERDIPIHGGYSQWNYWRPCSRSCDGGLQYRYRYCNNPRPQNDGRNCSGNARERRTCNTHRCPVHGGFTPWSSWGRCSATCGEGFRRRSRTCTNPRPAYGGRRCIGGNVQSQRCALNRCPPGSPVDGGYTQWSSWSGCTPTCVAGNRQRSRSCTNPRPANGGRRCRGPAVERRTCNRQQCPAACSDSLNGCRYWHCSYPNARTLCKKTCGVCRVCQNTVNDLVCNRWFLGGHCSKPTVAFNYCQNTCRTC